Below is a window of Streptomyces sp. NBC_00223 DNA.
CTCCTTCGTGCTGGTCTCCAACATCCTGGGCACGGTCAACCCGGTCGAGGCGATCGTCCGCCGCGCCCAGGACGTGGGCGCGCTGGTCCTGATCGACGCCTCGCAGGCCGCCCCGCACATGGTGCTGGACGTGCAGGCGCTCGGCGCGGACTTCGTGGCCTTCACCGGCCACAAGATGCTCGGCCCGACCGGGATCGGGGTGCTGTGGGGCCGCCAGGAGCTGCTGGAGGACCTGCCGCCGTTCCTGGGCGGCGGCGAGATGATCGAGACCGTCTCGATGCACTCCTCCACCTACGCGCCCGCGCCGCACAAGTTCGAGGCCGGCACCCCGCCGATCGCCCAGGCCGTGGGCCTGGGCACGGCGGTGGACTATCTGACCGCGATCGGCATGGACAAGATCGCCGCCCATGAGCACGCCATCACCGAGTACGCGGTGAACCGGCTGCTGGAAGTCCCCGATCTGCGGATCATCGGTCCGGCCACCGCCGAGGACCGCGGCGCCGCGATCTCCTTCACCCTGGGCGACATCCACCCCCACGACGTGGGGCAGGTACTGGACGAACAGGGCATCGCCGTACGGGTCGGTCACCACTGCGCCCGGCCGGTCTGCCTGCGGTACGGAATTCCCGCGACCACGCGGGCGTCGTTCTATCTGTACTCCACCCCGGCCGAGGTCGACGCCCTGGTCGACGGGTTGGAGCAGGTCCGGAACTTCTTCGGGTGATGGTGGTGCTGCTGTGCTGTTCCTTGCGGGGGGCGACCCCCCGTACCCCCACGCAATGACCAGGCCGACCGGTGCGCCCGGGACGACATCGCGAGGTGAATGCCAGTGAAGCTGGACTCGATGTACCAGGACGTGATCCTGGACCATTACAAGCACCCGCACGGGCGCGGGCTGCGCGACGGCCAGGCCGAGGTGCACCACGTCAATCCCACCTGCGGTGACGAGATCACCCTGCGGGTACGGATGGACGGCAGTGTCATCGGCGACGTCTCGTACGAGGGCCAGGGCTGTTCCATCAGCCAGGCCAGCGCTTCGGTGCTGAACGAACTGCTGGTCGGCAAGGACGTGGCCGAGGCGCGGAAGATCCAGGAGACCTTCCTGGAGCTGATGCAGTCCAAGGGCCGTATCGAGCCGGACGACGCGATGGAGGAGGTGCTGGAGGACGCGGTGGCGTTCGCCGGCGTCTCCAAGTACCCGGCGCGCGTGAAGTGCGCGCTGCTGAGCTGGATGGCGTGGAAGGACGCGACCGCGCAGGCGCTGTCCGGCACCGCGAGCACGTTTAAGGAGTCAGCATGAGCGACGTCGCAGGAAACTCAGGGACCGCTGTCAAGCCGGCCTCGGAGGAGGAGCTGCGTGAGGCCCTCTACGACGTGGTCGACCCCGAACTCGGCATCGACGTCGTCAATCTGGGCCTGATCTACGGCATCCACATCGACGAGGCCAATATCGCCACCCTCGACATGACGCTCACCTCGGCGGCCTGTCCGCTGACCGATGTGATCGAGGAGCAGGCCAGGTCCGCGACCGAGGGCATCGTCAACGATCTGAAGATCAACTGGGTCTGGATGCCGCCGTGGGGCCCGGACAAGATCACCGACGACGGCCGCGACCAGCTGCGTGCCCTGGGCTTCAACGTCTGAGCCCGACTTTTCGCCCTTTTGACGGACGGCCACCGCTTCCCCGGCGGTGGCCGTCCGTTGTTGTTCCCGCGGTCGTTTTCGGCCATACGCACACATGCGCGTTCTTCACATCTCTGTCTGTTGACACACCCGCAACAGAGGCGCAACATCCTCAGCGGGAGAGCGCTCTCCCGCCGGTCTTTCCGGCGAGTCGCGCCTGCCTTTCGGTGAGTCATGCCTGCCTTTCGGCGGGCGGCGCGATCCCTCCCCCCCACCCGCAGGAGGTACTTCCATGGCACGCAGATTCAGAAGAGGCCCAGGACTGCTCATCGCGCTGGCGTTGATCGCCGTCGGCGGCGGGGCCGCGCTCACGGCGAACGCGTCGGACGGCACGGCCGTCGCGGCCTCGTCGGCGGGACACCAGCAGGTCATGGCGATGTCCATGGCCGCGTCCACCCAGACCTCTGGGGACGACCCCGACGGAGACGGCTACATCATGGCCAATCCGCCGGTCACCGGCGTCACGCCCTCCACGTACGAGCCGCCGCACGCGTACTTCCACGAGTTCCAGGCCAAGTGCGCCCCCACGCACACCGCCCCGGACGACCCGATCGTCTACCCCGGGCAGCCGGGCAAGTCGCACGACCACACCTTCATGGGCAATGTGAGCACCAACGCCAACTCGGTCACCGCCTCCCTGGAGGCGGCGAGCGGCACCACCTGCCTGGCACCCGGCGACAAGTCGGCCTACTGGATGCCGAGTCTGTTCAACGGCTCCCAGAAGATCCTTCCGGTGGGCCCGCAGACGATCTACTACAAGTCGTCCATCAACGACTACACCAGCGTCCGGCCCTTCCCCAAGGGTCTCCGCTTCGTGGTCGGCAGCCCCACGCAGTCCCAGGACGAGTTCAAGAACCTCAAGGGGACCGTGGAGGGTTGGGAGTGCGGAACGAGCTACAAGAACTACAACTTCCCGCCCACCTGCCCGAACACCCCTGACACACAGCTCAACCTCCGTCTCCAGGCGCCGAGTTGCTGGGACGGTATCCACCTGGACACCCCGGACCACAAGAGCCACATGGCCTACCCGGTGGCCGGCGGCGCCAACGCGAACGTCTGCCCGGCCGACCACCCGGTGGCCCTGCCGATGATCGAGTTCAAGATGGCATGGCCGGTCAACGGCAACATGTCGCAGGTGAGCCTGTCCAGCGGGGCCGGCTTCTCCTTCCACTACGACTTCTTCGCGGACTGGGACACCGCGACGCAGTCCGCCATGGTCGCGCACTGCATCAACGGCGGCCTCCAGTGCGACGCCCACGGTTACGACGAGTCGCAGGCCGGCAAGGGCGCGGTGCTCGACAGCAACTACCAGCTGATCCACTGAAGCTCTGATCCACCGAACCGCTGAGCACAGAGCACAGAGCACAGAGCGCAGAGCGCAGAGCGCAGAACCTCTGATCCACCGCTGATCCACCGAACCACCGCTGAGAGCGCTTTCTCGGAGGGTCTTTCCGGCCTTCCGGGAGAGCGCTCTCCCATGTGGTCGACCCCTGCCGCCCGGTGCCGAGGCGTTCGTCGCGCAGGCAGGCGTTGAGGACTGGCTGAATTCATTCGGGAGCTGATCGTGTCGCGTGCGAACGAGGGCCCGGCCGCCGTACAGGCCCGCGGCCGGGTCGGTGGCCGGGTCGGTAGTCGGGTCCGCGGCCGGGTCGGTGGCCCGCGTGGTCCCTACCTCTGCCCGCCGTTCACGCCCGACGCAGTGCGGAGCGGCCCGCGAAGCGCGCCGAGTCGCCCAACTCCTCTTCGATCCGGATCAGTTGGTTGTACTTCGCCGTGCGGTCGGAGCGGGAGAGCGAGCCGGTCTTGATCTGACCGCAGCCGGTCGCCACCGCCAGATCCGCGATGGTGGTGTCCTCCGTCTCGCCCGAGCGGTGCGACATGACAGCGGTCCAGCCCGCCTGGTGGGCCGTGGCCACCGCGGTCAGCGCCTCGGTCAGGGTCCCGATCTGATTGACCTTGACCAGAACCGAGTTGCCGACGCCGGTGCGGATGCCCTCGCGCAGCAGCGTCTCGTTGGTGCAGAACACGTCGTCGCCGGTGAGCTGGCAGCGGTCGCCGACGCGGGCGGTCAGCTCGCGCCAGCCGTCCAGGTCGTTCTCCGCCATCGGGTCCTCGATGGAGACGACCGGGTAGGCGTCGATGAGCCCGGCCAGGTAGTCGGCGTGCTCGGAGGGAGTGCGCCGCACCCCCTCGCCCGCGTAGTCGTACACCCCGTCGCGGAAGAACTCCGACGACGCCGGGTCCATGACCAGGCCGATGTCCGTGCCGGGGCGGTAGCCGGTGCGCTCGATGGCGGTCATCACGAAGTCGAGCGCCTCCTCGGCGGTACGCAGCGCGGGCGCGAAGCCGCCCTCGTCGCCGACGCCCGTGGAGTGCCCGGCGGCCAGCAGATCGCGGCGCAGGGTGTGGAAGACCTCGCTGCCCATGCGGACGGCTTCGGCGAAGGTGTCCGCGCCCACGGGCGCGATCATGAACTCCTGGAAATCCAGCGGATTGTCGGCGTGGGCGCCGCCGTTGACGATGTTCATCATCGGCAGCGGCAGGAGGTGGGCGTCGGCGCCGCCGAGGTAGCGGTAGAGGGGCCGGCGGTGGGCCGCCGCGGCGGCCTTGGCGGCGGCGAGGGAGACGCCGAGGATCGCGTTGGCGCCGAGCCGGGACTTCGTGGCGGTGCCGTCGAGGGCGACCAGCGCGGCGTCGAGACCCGCCTGGTCCGCCGCGTCCCGGCCGCGCACGGACGCCGCGATCTCCCCGTTGACGTGGGCCACCGCGCGGTCGACGCCCTTGCCGTGCCAGCGCGCGGAGTCTCCGTCGCGCAGTTCCACGGCCTCCCGGGCGCCGGTGGAGGCGCCGGAGGGGACAGCCGCCCGCCCAAGGGACCCGTCCGTCAGGACGACATCGACCTCGACCGTGGGGTTGCCCCGGCTGTCGATGATCCGCCGGGCGGTGACGGTTTCGATGGTGGTCTCGACGGCCGTCTCGATGGCGGCGTTGACGGTTCCAACTGCCTTCGCGGACATGGGAGTTCCTTCCCGTTGTCGTGTGCCGTGGCCCCGGCTGCGACAACGCTGGCGCTGGCCCGACAACTAAACCCTACAGCAATGCTGCTCAGTTTTGCTGCACAGCATTGCTGTGCAGATCGGGTGCACAGCCTTGCTGACCAACGGGGTAAAGTGCCCTATGCCCACCTCGGAAGCCGCCGTCATCGCCGCCGAACTGCGCACCGCGATGGGCAAGCTCACCCGACGTGTCAAACACGAGGACCGCATCCCGCTGGGCCAGGTCGCCGTGCTCGGCGCACTCGACCGCGACGGCGCCATGACCACCAGCGACCTCGCCGCCGATCAGCGCGTACGCCCTCAGTCGATGGCCCGGGCGGTGGGGCTGCTCATGGAACAGAACCTGATCACGCGCCGGGCGCACCCCACGGACGGCCGCAAGTCGCTGGTCGAGCTGTCGGACGCGGGCCGGGCCGCGCTCGAAGCGGAGCGCGGCCGCAGGGCCGGTTGGCTCGCGCAGGCCATCGAGGCCGAACTCACCGATGAGGAGCGGGCGTTGCTGGCGCGGAGCGCCGCCCTGCTGGAGCGGCTCGCCACACGCTAGTGCCGTGACCGGAAAGGTTCACCGCTTCGCGACGCCCTGCACGGCACCTCGCTGCGTTGTCGAAGTCGCCCGAGTACGCCCAGTACGAGGGCGATTCTCCGCCTTGCGATGCACCGCACCGGACGCCGCGAACCAGGCAAACCTTTCCGGCCACGGCACTCGACGGGTCATTCCGAGGTGATCAGCGGTCGTGGGCCCGGCAATGCCGGAGAGTCCCGCCGTGGATGTCCTTGCCCGCACGTCCGCCGACCGCCAAGTGCTCGAACTGTCGGCCCGTGAGGTCGACCCGTTCTGCCAACCCACCCTCGCTTCCGTGCGATCCGCGTTGCCGAAGGGTGAACGCGCGCCTTTCGATACGGAGACGGAAGAGCGCCCACCGACGTCTCACATGGCAGAACCACTGACCTTGTCGTGGCAGAGACATTGCGGGCTCCGGCGGAAGTTGCGAAAGTTATCGCAATATTCCAGCGGAGGGTGGTCGGGTCATGGCGGGCGGCACGGACGGGCGGACGGCACGCGAGCAGACACAGGCGTACGTCCGGGAGCTGGCGGAACCCCTGCTGCCGTACATCAGTCCCGGCGGGGCCCGGATCAGGCTCGGGGTGAACGCCGCCCACCACGACGACAACGCCGCCGACCTGGAGGGATACGCCCGTCCGCTGTGGGGTCTGGCACCGCTGGGCGCGGGCGGCGGGGAGTTCGCGCACTGGGACCACTGGGCCCGCGGCCTGGCCGCCG
It encodes the following:
- the eno gene encoding phosphopyruvate hydratase — its product is MSAKAVGTVNAAIETAVETTIETVTARRIIDSRGNPTVEVDVVLTDGSLGRAAVPSGASTGAREAVELRDGDSARWHGKGVDRAVAHVNGEIAASVRGRDAADQAGLDAALVALDGTATKSRLGANAILGVSLAAAKAAAAAHRRPLYRYLGGADAHLLPLPMMNIVNGGAHADNPLDFQEFMIAPVGADTFAEAVRMGSEVFHTLRRDLLAAGHSTGVGDEGGFAPALRTAEEALDFVMTAIERTGYRPGTDIGLVMDPASSEFFRDGVYDYAGEGVRRTPSEHADYLAGLIDAYPVVSIEDPMAENDLDGWRELTARVGDRCQLTGDDVFCTNETLLREGIRTGVGNSVLVKVNQIGTLTEALTAVATAHQAGWTAVMSHRSGETEDTTIADLAVATGCGQIKTGSLSRSDRTAKYNQLIRIEEELGDSARFAGRSALRRA
- a CDS encoding DUF1996 domain-containing protein — protein: MARRFRRGPGLLIALALIAVGGGAALTANASDGTAVAASSAGHQQVMAMSMAASTQTSGDDPDGDGYIMANPPVTGVTPSTYEPPHAYFHEFQAKCAPTHTAPDDPIVYPGQPGKSHDHTFMGNVSTNANSVTASLEAASGTTCLAPGDKSAYWMPSLFNGSQKILPVGPQTIYYKSSINDYTSVRPFPKGLRFVVGSPTQSQDEFKNLKGTVEGWECGTSYKNYNFPPTCPNTPDTQLNLRLQAPSCWDGIHLDTPDHKSHMAYPVAGGANANVCPADHPVALPMIEFKMAWPVNGNMSQVSLSSGAGFSFHYDFFADWDTATQSAMVAHCINGGLQCDAHGYDESQAGKGAVLDSNYQLIH
- a CDS encoding cysteine desulfurase gives rise to the protein MPGRVLPGLLDTEAIRKDFPVLDRLVHDGKKLVYLDNAATSQKPCQVLDSLNAYYEQHNANVHRGVHVLAEEATALYEGARDKIAAFINAPSRDEVIFTKNASESLNLVANMLGWADEPYRVDRDTEIVITEMEHHSNIVPWQLLSQRTGAKLKWFGLTDDGRLDLSDIEQVITEKTKIVSFVLVSNILGTVNPVEAIVRRAQDVGALVLIDASQAAPHMVLDVQALGADFVAFTGHKMLGPTGIGVLWGRQELLEDLPPFLGGGEMIETVSMHSSTYAPAPHKFEAGTPPIAQAVGLGTAVDYLTAIGMDKIAAHEHAITEYAVNRLLEVPDLRIIGPATAEDRGAAISFTLGDIHPHDVGQVLDEQGIAVRVGHHCARPVCLRYGIPATTRASFYLYSTPAEVDALVDGLEQVRNFFG
- a CDS encoding metal-sulfur cluster assembly factor, whose protein sequence is MSDVAGNSGTAVKPASEEELREALYDVVDPELGIDVVNLGLIYGIHIDEANIATLDMTLTSAACPLTDVIEEQARSATEGIVNDLKINWVWMPPWGPDKITDDGRDQLRALGFNV
- a CDS encoding MarR family winged helix-turn-helix transcriptional regulator codes for the protein MPTSEAAVIAAELRTAMGKLTRRVKHEDRIPLGQVAVLGALDRDGAMTTSDLAADQRVRPQSMARAVGLLMEQNLITRRAHPTDGRKSLVELSDAGRAALEAERGRRAGWLAQAIEAELTDEERALLARSAALLERLATR
- the sufU gene encoding Fe-S cluster assembly sulfur transfer protein SufU; its protein translation is MKLDSMYQDVILDHYKHPHGRGLRDGQAEVHHVNPTCGDEITLRVRMDGSVIGDVSYEGQGCSISQASASVLNELLVGKDVAEARKIQETFLELMQSKGRIEPDDAMEEVLEDAVAFAGVSKYPARVKCALLSWMAWKDATAQALSGTASTFKESA